ACTCGGGTGCAGACGATCGTGTATGCGGTAATCCCGCAGATCGTTCCGCCGTATATCTCGTTCACGCTGTACCGCTGGGACATCAATGTGCGCATGTCCACGATCATCGGGTTCGCCGGTGGTGGTGGTATCGGCATGGTCCTGCAGCAGAATATCCGCTTGCTCAACTACCGGGCAGCGGCGGTGAACATGCTGGCCATCGCCATCGTCGTGGCGTCCATGGACTACCTCAGCTCAAGGGTGCGGGAACGCATCGTCTAGCCCCCGTGTTTCTCGTCAATGCTGCCGTCGCTATCCGACGCTGCCATTGACAGGAACAACAAGGCACGATTCTCGTCAATGCTGGCGTCGCTATCCGACGGTCCCATTGACAGGAAACAAACGGGGGGCGGGCCCCGGAGAGCCCGCCCCTCTCGTGTTCGTGTTGCTTACCTGATTCTCGGACACATGCCATGGCCGTGAGGAACCGTGATGGTCACCGTGGCCACGGTCGTGTTCCCGCAGGAATCTGTCGCTTGATACGTGGCGGTGTAGATGCGTCCATCCCCATGTCCGGAGCGCTCTGCACGAAGCAAGAACGTCGTGTCGTCAATGATCACGATGTCCTGAACCGTGTTGCCATCACCCCTGCCATTGTCCGGTTCGTTCGAGACGACCGAGACCAGGTGCCACTCGACATCCTGGGCGTAGTTGTCGACGACGGTCACGTCGACGTTCACCTCGACGTACTTGTGGTTCGCCGGGAAGAGCACGTCCGGATCGGCACTCAGGTAGATCTTCGGCGGTATCAGCTCACAGACGCCAACGATCACCGGATCGTGGTCGGACGCCCGGAACGGATCCGCCGCGTAGAGCGAACTCGCTCCGTAGTAGTTGAACCCGACCGGTTCTGCCGCGTCGATGTGCCAGATCCCTGCACCACGCACGTACTCCTGCATCGCGTCGTTGCCGAAGGCATAGTCGAGCTCGCCGGCCTGCCCATAGTACGTGTACGAGTACTTGTCGTTGATCGGAAGTCCTGCCAGGAGATTCTCGAGGTCGGCCTCGAGCACGACAACCGGATCCTCCTTCGGATAGACGTTCAGATCGCCGACCGCGAGAACGTTCGGCTTGCCGGCATCCTCCAACGCGGACACGAACTCCACGACCGCATGGGCCTGGCTGACCCTTGTGGCGTTGTAGTAGCCCTGGCCATCGCCGATATCCTCATCGCCCTCAGCGAGCGGATCCCCGTAGTGGCCCTTCGACTTGAAGTGATTCACGACCAGCGTGAACTCGTCCCCATAGAACTCGAAGGTCTGTGCCAGAGGAGGCCGCGCTTCGGCAAACGAGGCGTCGAGGCTCCACTCGGCATCACCGACGGGGCTGACCACGTCGGGCTTGTAGATGATCCCCACCTTGATGGCGTTCGTAGCTTCGATGCCGCCCGGGTAGTCGGGATCGCGGATGTAATCCCACGTCCCGGCGCCTTCTTCGACGTTCAGCAAATCGACGAGCGCGGAAACCGCCGTGTCACCGTTGTTCTCGAGCTCCTGAACACCAATGACGTCGGCTCCAAGGCCCGTGATCGCAGCAACGAGTTTGGCTCCCTGCTTCTCCAGCTGGGTCTCGCTCCGGGCGCCACGGCCTCCGAGCGTCGTCCACCAGTTGTGCAGGTTGAACGATCCGACCTTGATCACACCGCCCACACCGGGGGGTGTGCCGGGCCTCGGATTGTCCTCGGAGAAAACGACGGCCTCGGTCGGTTCCAACTTGTAGGCACCGTAGGTGTAGGTAAGAACCCCGGTGAGATCGGTCGTCGTGTCGCCCCAGCGCAGGGTCCCGTACGGCTGAATGTAGGGAACTGGATCCGGGTACCAGTAGTTACTGGCATCGTCGAGGACGAGCAGACGCGGTTCGAGGATCTCCGCGACGCCGTCACTGTCGCTCGAGTCGTACCAGTCGAAGCTCGGCGCAAACTGATTGGTCGGAACGAACAGTCGCCCCTCGGCCGACAGGATGACCTCGCCATACTTGCTCAGGTTGTAGCTGTCGGCGACCGCGAGAGATTCCGGGAACGTGAGCAGCATGCCCTCGTACGCTTCGCGATCGTCCTCCGCAACCGGCAGATCGACTTCCGTGGGCGCAACCGATCCGCTGCCGCACACGGTCAGGTTGGATACATACTTCAGCTCCGTCAGCCCGTAGTACTCGGACACCTTCGCCTGGAAACGCAGATGCTGGCCGACTTCCACGTCGCCCCATGCCGCCTTCTGATATACGAAAATGCCGTCCGACGTCGCGACGTCACCGTCACCGGCGGCGTCCTGAAGGAAGAAGCCTTTCAGCTCACTCGATTCCTGGAAGTCGGCGGTCACGACACCTTCGGTCCAAACGGTCTGGTATTCGACCGGGCTGTCTTCACCACTGCCCTGGATGTCGTAGATCGGTGTGTAGCGGAGACCGCAGGCACTCAGATCGACGAAGAGGTCCCCGTCGTCACGTGGCTCGATCTTGAAGTTGCTGAATGCATAGTCGAGGGGTCCTTGCACAAAAGTCACCGGATCGCCGGCATACGGTACGTATCCGTATGAGCCGAGATCGTCGACTCGCACCGGCCCGCTGCCATCGTCGACCGACCATTCGCCGTATCCAAGATCAGGATCGATGACCGTCGCACTCTCGGCACGGACGAAAACGGACTCCCACTGTTCATCGGCGATATCACCGGTGGCCAGCACTTCGGGCGCCGGAAACGTCCCGGGACC
The window above is part of the Gammaproteobacteria bacterium genome. Proteins encoded here:
- a CDS encoding ExeM/NucH family extracellular endonuclease, translated to MKRKRWTVLAIFAMVVALLPLSAAPAGAAGTPGLDITGVVDGPLTGGVPKMVEFRAINDIPDLSIYGFGSANNGGGSDGEEFTFPAVSVVAGEYVCVASEVPGFNSFFGFDPDFTSSTAFINGDDAIELFMDGGVIDVFGDINVDGTGEPWEYLDGWAHRIDGTGPDGSTFVLGNWTVSGPNALDGETTNATAGSPYPIGCDGPAGPVPAPDVTNTIYEIQYTTGDASPLAGQAVVTEGVVTAVFGNGVFIQDGTGPFSGLYLYNPSPIPVVGNVVRVQGVVEEYYGKTEIDGGTLWNMGPGTFPAPEVLATGDIADEQWESVFVRAESATVIDPDLGYGEWSVDDGSGPVRVDDLGSYGYVPYAGDPVTFVQGPLDYAFSNFKIEPRDDGDLFVDLSACGLRYTPIYDIQGSGEDSPVEYQTVWTEGVVTADFQESSELKGFFLQDAAGDGDVATSDGIFVYQKAAWGDVEVGQHLRFQAKVSEYYGLTELKYVSNLTVCGSGSVAPTEVDLPVAEDDREAYEGMLLTFPESLAVADSYNLSKYGEVILSAEGRLFVPTNQFAPSFDWYDSSDSDGVAEILEPRLLVLDDASNYWYPDPVPYIQPYGTLRWGDTTTDLTGVLTYTYGAYKLEPTEAVVFSEDNPRPGTPPGVGGVIKVGSFNLHNWWTTLGGRGARSETQLEKQGAKLVAAITGLGADVIGVQELENNGDTAVSALVDLLNVEEGAGTWDYIRDPDYPGGIEATNAIKVGIIYKPDVVSPVGDAEWSLDASFAEARPPLAQTFEFYGDEFTLVVNHFKSKGHYGDPLAEGDEDIGDGQGYYNATRVSQAHAVVEFVSALEDAGKPNVLAVGDLNVYPKEDPVVVLEADLENLLAGLPINDKYSYTYYGQAGELDYAFGNDAMQEYVRGAGIWHIDAAEPVGFNYYGASSLYAADPFRASDHDPVIVGVCELIPPKIYLSADPDVLFPANHKYVEVNVDVTVVDNYAQDVEWHLVSVVSNEPDNGRGDGNTVQDIVIIDDTTFLLRAERSGHGDGRIYTATYQATDSCGNTTVATVTITVPHGHGMCPRIR